The DNA region ACTTCTCAGCAGCAGGGGAAGTTGAGAGGGGAACCCGCCCTGTCTCGCATCACGGTGGTTCGGTGGCTGCTTCTCAGACAGAGTGTCCTGGGTGTCTTGATTCTGAGTTGGAGAACTGCACCTAGATGATGGGAGTTGCAGCAGCTCACCTCCTATCCCTTTACTCTCTTCCTCCCGCAGCAGCGTGGGGGCCCTAACCAGCCTGCCTGGTGGCTGCTGCGAGACTGGTGCTGCTCAGCGCCTTGGTGGCCAGGGTGGGACATTTGGTGTGGCCAAGCTGTCGTTGGAGATGCCCGGGTGGGAGGTCTGGACATCCGACAGGGGGTTCAGGCGTGGACTGGGGCTCCCCTGCTGCCTGCGGCGCTGCTCCACGCTGCTGTTCGTCTGCACTGCTTTTCCACACGTGGCTCCTCGCTGCTTTGTTGCCTGGGGCAGGGAAGGGCGGGGCCGAGGTGGGGATGTCGCCTTTCTTTCTGCCTGCCTCTAACTCTGTGTACTGACTCCGACGTTTGGCGCCGGCTTCTTTTTGTTCTGCTTTCCGCTGCCTCAGTTCACCCTCCTGGGTTAGTGAGCCAGGAGCCTGGGAGCGGATCCTGGAGGGCACCCACCAGGTTACAGCTCAGGGCTGCAAGGAGAGGGCCAGTCCCACAGGACCATGTCTCCTCCCTGTGGTGATGTGGCGGCACTGCACCCATAGCCCACCGGCTTTGCTGGGAGTTGGGAGCTTGTGGAACAAGGGAACACCCTCAGCCCTGTCTTCCTACTCTCCATGCATAGCATGACCTTCCTGATGTGACTTCTAACCCTCACGGCCTTAGGGATCCTGGTCCCACTGTGGGGAAACCCCTGGTCATTGTGGTCTTATACCCCGGACATCTCAGATGACTTAAGTCTGCTTGGATGAATGAGCCCTGTGGGTGACCTGAGGCCCTACTTCGGCTGTCCCTGGGGGTGTGTGCAGCCAGGTCCCCCGGGCTTCTTCCCTCATCCCACCACTGTTGAACTGCTTCTCCCCACACCCCAGTGTCCTTACTCTCCCCAGGCAGAGCTTGTTCTTAGGGGTTCGACCAGGGTGGGATTCTCCTAGTGCAGCTGGTAATCAATTGGACCAGTGTCCTAAGCATGACTTGCACCTAAAGGCCCCTTTGGTAGAAAAGGTGCCAGCTGTGGTTGGTGACCCAGCATCAGGAGGATTGGCACAGTCAAAGCTGGGCAGGTCATCCACTCTGGGCCATGCCCTCTTCTtgcccttgaacctgggaacACCAGGCCCATCAGTGCCTTCTCCCTGAGCACCCTGCATGCACCCTCTTCTCTCCAGTGTAACCCACCCCGCCCCTCGTCCCCtatcctgtctctctcttttggcCAGGATGAAGCGGGCACAGTTTGGGCCCCATGACTGGCTGTCCTTGCCAGTGCCGCCAGGACCCAGCTGGTTGCTGGTGGATACCCTGGAGCCTGAGACAGCATACCAGTTCAGCGTCCTGGCCCAGAACAAGCTGGGAACCAGCGCCTTCAGTGAGGTGGTCACTGTGAACACTTTAGGTGAGGGCCCTGGGGTGGGATGTTGGGAGCCGGGGTTGTAGAGGTGGTGGGGGCAGTGGCCCAGGCAGCTAGCAGTTGGTTTCCTGCGTGCCGGGTACTTTGCTGAGTGTTCCACGGAGCCATGCTGTCTGATCTCCCCATGAGGATTTGTTGTGGCCTCTGTGGGGTTTGCTGGCCCCGCATCAGAGTGCTGTTGGCCGAGTTCCTGTTGCTTTTTCAGATGGAAGAAAGACacttagaattttctctttccttgtcaGGCCACATGTTTGCCACTTCTGTGGCTTTCAGGGGAGATTGGGCATCCTCCCTCCTTGACAGCGCCTGCTGGTTCTTGCCTTTGGCCCCAGTCTCACTGGGCGGTAGGCACGTGGCTGCCTCCCGCTGTGGAGTCTTCCCGGTCACCTTCCTGGAGGCAGTCTCATACTCCTCCCTGCCTGGCCACAGTTGTGTTTGCTCTGCTCTGGAGCCAGAGAAAGGGCCGCTGTGAACAGGCTTTTCCTAGGTGGTGTGGGTGGCCCGATTCCAGCCCCTTTCCCAGAATTCGCTCCTGAGCTTCCGCCAAGGTGGACTGCAGTCTGGGATGCTCACCTCCAGTCCTTGGCACCTCTGTGGGGCCTCGTGTTGACCCCCAAGCCCCGGccaagaagggaatggaaggAGCGACTGCTGTGCTGTGAGAAAGAAGATATCCCTAGCTCCCTGGAAGAGCACAGGAGATACTTTGATAACATTTAATTATTCCTCCTTCTCCATAGTTCCCATTTCTCTTCCCTTTCACAGTACACGATTCCCTTATGTATGCTCTTTAGATGCACTCTGAAGACAGAACTCTGAAGCCCTGGGCCCCGGGGCCCTGACTCTGCTTCCCTCTGGGCCCTGACGTGTGCACGGGAGTGTGGGAGTGCGGCAGCCACCCTGAGCCTTGCTGATGTGCTGTGGttcttctccctcccctgccGCAGCATTCCCTATTACAACTCCAGAACCCCTGGTGCTGGTCACCCCACCGAGGTGCCTCATAGCCAATCGGACTCAGCAGGGTGTGCTCCTGTCCTGGCTTCCGCCTGCCAACCACAGCTTTCCCATCGACCGCTACATCATGGAGTTCCGCGTCGGGGAGCGCTGGGAGATGCTCGACGATGCCATCCCCGGCACTGATGGAGAGTTCTTTGCCAAGGATCTGTCACAGGTGAGGGCTTTGCTCTTCCTTGCTGCTGCTTCCCAAATCCTGGAAGTGACAAGACTCCAGAGACACTGGAAGCTTTGAGTGACCAACTTTGGGTGTGTGAGGCCAGCCACATACTGTACCTCCTCACCACTGGTCCTGAGTTCTCCCAGACTTGCTACCAAGGCCTGGACTCCTCAGATCATGGTCCACAGGCTTGGGGCCAGCTCCAGGGCAGCAGGGACCTGTGTTCTATTGAGGGCCCCAGCACCGCCACAAACTGGGCAGAGCAGGCTGAGAGGCCAGCCGGCATAATCAGAGCACTGACCCCAGCCCCTTGCTGAGCCTAACCTGGGATGGGCAGAGAAATTCCAAGAAGAATTCTCTTCTAGGCTTTGTCGAGGGAAGGACCCCCCCTCCAATAATTTAGAGTCCCTGGAGGAAAGTGCATTATCCGTTTTTCCAGTAGCCCTGTTAAACTTGGATATCTAGCTGAGGAGAGGAAGCAGCTGGTTTCGTAAGATACAATCtcatttatctttctgtcttccttcctggACACTTATTTATTAATAGTGGTTGCTGGAGTGGGCTCCCAGTGGCCCTGGAGAGCCTGTTGCACATATCTCTTCCTAGTGCTTTTGGTGACCTCACATTCGTAGCTTGAAGTCAGCCATTGTAAGAGTGTTTACACCACAGCAATTGGCCAGTGCTACCATCACTTAGCATTAGACGCTTAGCAGTCCTCTCGTGCTTTGGGCGCCCTGCCCTTTGCAAGGCTGTGTGCAGGATGAGTGTTTGTGGGGATAGTGGTCATCTCAGGTCCCTCGGCTGACTGGGTATTGTCCCTGGTGCTGTAGGACACATGGTACGAGTTCCGGGTTCTGGCCGTCATGCAGGATCTGATCAGCGAGCCCAGCAACATCGCCGGCGTCTCCAGCACAGGTATTTGGGGTTGAGGGTGCTCTTGCAACTCTAGGGACGTAAGCCCCAGAGCTGCGTGGGGGTCGTTTTGTGAAATAGTGACTCCACGAGGAGAGGCTGGATTGGAAACTAAGGAGGTGCCTGGTTGCAGCTGTGTGAGTCGTAGCCTTTCTTAAGCCCACCAAACCCATATTTCCATGATGCGTTCCATTTCGTGAAACTCAGAAGCTGAGTTTCTGACACTTGTATAAGACAGccacagaaataaatttaactaatCTTCTCATTATAGTAGTCAAAAAGGACTTGATTGAAGTGCTATTTGCTGTACATTTTCAGTTTCCTCTTGTGGGGGAGGGGCTGTGAatcaaaggaaacaacaggtcaACCATGTTTATCGAATGCTTGTGATAGACTTCTTTCTAATTATGTGggttttatttggaaaattgttGTTTggtgttttccttccttccttcctctctctagATTTCTAAGGCTAAATAAAGCCAACCCCCTAGCATTTTCtccatttatctttctttctgttgGCCCTGGTCCCATTTCTACACATCTTCTCTCCAGCTATAGTTCCTAAGACATAGCAGGGTTCCTCCGCCAGTGAAGGGGTGTCCTTGGTACGGAAAAAGGCTGTTGCTTATAAGCAAGTGATGGCATCATTTCCTCGGGCACTGCTCACCCAGAGACTCCTGGGACCAGGTGGCAGCGACCTCGTCTGAGGAGCTCATGCGGCAGGACTTGTAGAGTTGGGGAAGTGTTGGTGTGGGCACACTGCAGGGAGCACGAGAGCAGGGGTGGGTGTGGAGTGCGATTTCTGCTTTATACATTAGGCACCAACgggctttaaaaaaacaaagttgtgTCCTACAGGTAGCAGAACCCACAGTCCTTGACTTCTCTCCGGGGAATAGACTCAGAGTTGGAGGAACAGAGATGAGAGCTTGCAGCCAAGGCTGGAGCTGAAGAAGGGGTGTTGTGTGGGCCCACCCCTGACAATTCTGTGCTCAGTAGCTCTCTGCCAGCTCCTGGCAGGAAATGTGCCTCATCAGACCCTTCCGCAcgggagaaggaggaggcagcAGCCTCAGCATTCCCCGTATTAGGTCCCCCATTTCCAAAGGCTGTAGCTTTCATTTTCCCCTCAGACAATCAGCATCATCTGGATTATTTTTATCCATTATTATCAATGCAGCAATGAATTCTGGCCAAATACATTACAATCTATTGATTTTGCCTTTGCTGAACTTAAGCAGTGGCACTTACTGACATAACTTTCCTATGAGTATAAGAAGGTAGGCTGGGGTCTGGTCTTGGCTGGGTCATAACGAGCTCTGTGGACTTGGGCAGGAAAGGAGAACGTTCAGTTCTTTACAGTGAAACAAGAGATTTGGCTCCATCTCTGCTGTCCCTGCCAGCTCTAGGGTACTTCCGTACCTAAGATGACCAGGGTGCAAATCTTAGGACATTGCATGCCTGTGCTAGAAGGGGTTAAATACATTGGGATCTGAATTTTATAGTAATAATCCCTCTTCCTGCAGTAGTATTTGATCCTCAAGTTGCCTTCACACCTGGGCTCtccttttgtagagacagcgtaaTGTGAAGCAGGAAATCCCAGACTGGGAGCAGGCAGCTACATTCTGGTTTGGGCACTGATGGCAATATCCACGTAAGCAGGTCTCTCCACCTCAGCGGATCAGAGCCCTTTCATTTAGAGAATGAGAACAGTATGTGTGCTCTGTGTACCTCATGGGGTTGACATGAGAAGAGCTGATAACGTGCGTGAAGGTACTTTGCAGAAGGCAGAACCCTAGATAAGTACAGATTACTCTTGAAATCATCATCCCCATGGGGGTAGGCATAGATGTTTTCTTCTTTACACCCTCTGGAGAGATTGACTTCTGTAGACTCTCCTATCTTCTTCCTCTTCGTGACACCATCCAGACCTCCTCAGTGCTAGAGTTCAGCTTGGAGCCTGAGCCTTGATACTGTCTGTTCTACAAAGGCAGGGTGAAACACTTGGGGACTGAAGGTCGGAGCAGGTGAGGTCCCGGGGAAGGATGGGCTCATGAGTGCTCCCCACCCTCCCTGCAGACATCTTCCCGCAGCCGGACCTGACCGAGGAGGGGCTGGCGCGGCCTGTGCTGGCGGGAATCGTAGCTACCATCTGCTTCTTGGCAGCTGCCATCCTGTTCAGCACCCTGGCTGCCTGCTTTGTCAACAAGCAGCGCAAGCGTAAGCTCAAGCGCAAAAAAGGTGGGTGTCTGTCCCCTTCCCTTGCTCTCCCTGGCCCGGTTTCAAAAGTTCCCCATCAAGAGAGATGGACCGTTTTTAGCATGGCCCCCCTTGGAAATAGGGACATTGAGATCTTGTGGGTAGAGCTGCCAGTGAGGCTTGATTTGAAGGTGGGGGTAAGAagcaggggtggggggagaggcTGCTGGGGCCCAAACTAGCATGAAGGCAGGGGCCAAAGGTGCCCACTGTGAGCAGCTCCTTCCCCGCGCGGCGGCGCTCCGGGGCCCTGTCAGCTCCTTCCCCGTGCGGCGGCGCTCCGGGGCCCTGTCAGCTCCTTGCCCGCGCGGCGGCGCTCCGGGGCCCTGTCAGCTCCTTGCCCGCGCGGCGGCGCTCCGGGGCCCTGTCAGCTCCTTGCCCGCGCGGCGGCGCTCCGGCCCTGTCAGCTTCCTTCCCCGCGCGGCGGGCGCGTCCCGGGGCCCTGTCAGCTCCTTGCCCGCGCGGCGGCGCTCCGGGGCCCTGTCAGCTCCTTGCCCGCGCGGGCGGCGCCCGGCCCTGTCAGCTCCTTCCCCGCGCGGCGGCGCTCCGGGGCCCTGTCAGCTCCTTGCCCGCGCGGCGCGCTCCGGGGCCCTGTCAGCTCTTGCCCGCGCGCGGCGCTCAGGGGCCCTGTCAGCTCCTTGCCCTGCGGGCGGCGCTCCGGGGCCCTGTCAGCGCCTTGCCCGCGCGGGCGGCCGGCTCCGGGGCCCTATCAGCGCCTTGCCCGAGCGGCGGCGCTCCGGGGCCCTGTCAGCTCCTTCCCCGCGCGGCGGCGCTCCGGCCCTGTCAGCTCCTTGCCCGCGCGGCGGCGCTCCGGGGCCCTGTCAGCTCCTTGCCCGGCGGCGGCGCTCCGGGGCCCTGTCAGCTCCTTCCCCGCGCGGCGGCGCTCCGGGGCCCTGTCAGCTCCTTGCCCGCGCGGCGGCGCTCCGGGGCCCTGTCAGCTCCTTCCCCGCGCGGCGGCGCTCCGGGGCCCTGTCAGCTCCTTGCCCGCGCGGCGGCGCTCCGGGGCCCTGTCAGCTCCTTGCCCGCGCGGCGGCGCTCCGGGGCCCTGTCAGCTCCTTGCCCGCGCGGCGGCGCTCCGGGGCCCTGTCAGCTCCTTGCCCGCGCGGCGGCGCTCCGGGGCCCTGTCAGCTCCTTCCCCGCGCGGCGGCGCTCCGGGGCCTGTCAGCTCCTTGCCCGCGCGGCGGCGCTCCGGCCTGTCAGCTCCTTGCCCGCGCGGCGGCGCTCCGGCCCTGTCAGCTCCTTGCCCGCGCGGCGGCGCTCCGGGGCCCTGTCAGCTCCTTGCCCGCGCGGCGGCGCTCCGGGGCCCTGTCAGCTCCTTCCCCGGGGGGAGAGGCTGCTGGGGCCCAAACTAGCATGAAGGCAGGGGCCAAAGGTGCCCACTGTGAGCAGCTCCTTCCCCGCGCGGCGGCGCTCCGGGGCCCTGTCAGCTCCTTCCCCGCGGCGGCGCTCCGGGGCCCTGTCAGCTCCTTCCCCGTGCGGCGGCGCTCCGGGGCCCTGTCAGCTCCTTGCCCGCCGCGGCGCTCCGGGGCCCTCAGCTCCTTGCCCGCGCGGCGGCGCTCCGGCCCTGTCAGCTCCTTCCCCGCGCGGCGGCGCTCCGGGGCCCTGTCAGCTCCTTGCCCCGCGCGGCGGCGCTCCGGGGCCCTCAGCTCCTTGCCCGCGCGGCGGCGCTCCGGGGCCCTCTCAGCTCCTTGCCCGCGCGGCGGCGCTCCGGGCCCTGTCAGCTCCTTGCCCGCGCGGCGGCGCTCCGGGGCCCTGTCAGCTCCTTCCCCGCGCGGCGGCGCTCCGGGGGCCCTGTCAGTCCTTGCCCGCGCGGCGGCGCTCCGGCCCTGTCAGCTCCTTGCCCGCGCGGCGGCGCTCCGGCCCTGTCAGCTCCTTGCCCGCGCGGCGGCGCTCCGGGGCCCTGTCAGCTCCTTGCCCGCGCGGCGGCGCTCCGGGGCCCTCTCAGCTCCTTGCCCGCGCGGCGGCGCTCCGGGGCCCTCTCAGCTCCTTGCCCGCGCGGCGGCGCTCCGGGGCCCTGTCAGCTCCTGCGGATGAGCGTGCTGCCTGGTTGCTGGCTTGGCCTCAGcagcctctccctttctctttccttccagaCCCTCCACTCTCCATCACCCACTGCAGGAAGAGCCTGGAGTCTCCGTAAGTGTCTCTGATCCTGGGAGAACTGTGCTGTTCATGGCAGGGGGCACATAGGTAGACGGCTTGCCCCACCCAGCCCATCTAAGCCATTCTTCTGTTTTTAAGCCATTTCTTCTGGATTGACCTGTGTGTTAATTGTACTTGCCCAGCCCCATCTCAGTGTTTCTAAGCCATTTCTTCTTGATTGCTCTGTGTGTTAATTGTAAGTTGTCCACACTGGTAGAGGGAGTGGCAGTGTAGATGATCCAAATTAGCCAGTAATCAGTTTCTCTTCAGCCTTGGAATGTATTTCTCTAGTGTTTTCCCACCCTAGCAGATTTGCCTCCTTAATATGTACTGCTTAAGTTGATATTAAAGTGAGCTTGCTTGCCTTGAAAAGGGGGGAATGAAGCTGGAGGTATGCTTAGAGCACACCAGAGAGGGGGCAGGCCAGCACAAAAGTGGAGAGGGGAGTGTTCACTGGAAAGATGGATGATGCGGGGAgggggggccgggtgcggtggctcacacctgtaatcctggtgctttgggaggctgaggcgggaggattgcttgaggccgggagttcaagaccagtctgggcaacgcagcaagaccccgtctctaaaaaaaaaaaggaggatgcACATCCAGACAGTGGAGAGTTGACCAAAGCATTTCACACCACGATACGCAGCCAGTTTTCTTTAGCATGAGGATCCTGGGTGCTGGGTGGTTGccgagaaagggaaaggaagtcCTGGCCAGCACACTCCCCCACCTCATCCCCCCCGGCTCTCACTCCTCCCTGCAGCTTGTCCTCTGGCAAGGTGAGCCCTGAGAGCATCCGCACGCTCCGGGCGCCGTCAGAATCCTCGGACGACCAGGGCCAGCCTGCGGCCAAGAGGATGCTGAGCCCTACCCGCGAGAAGGAGCTGTCGCTGTACAAGAAGACCAAGCGGGCCATCAGCAGCAAGAAGTACAGCGTGGCCAAAgcggaggccgaggcggaggcCACCACGCCCATCGAACTCATCAGCAGAGGCCCTGACGGCCGCTTCGTGATGGACCCTGCCGAGATGGAGCCCTCACTGAAGAGCAGGCGCATCGAGGGCTTCCCCTTCGCCGAGGAGACGGACATGTATCCCGAGTTCCGCCAGTCGGATGAGGAGAATGAGGACCCACTGGTGCCCACATCTGTGGCCGCCCTGAAGTCCCAGCTCACCCCTCTGTCATCCAGCCAGGAGTCCTACCTGCCACCACCAGCATACAGCCCTCGGTTCCAGCCCCGTGGGCTGGAGGGCCCCGGTGGCCTGGAAGGTCGGCTTCAGGCCACAGGCCAGGCCCGGCCCCCTGCCCCCCGGCCCTTCCACCACGGCCAGTATTATGGGTacctcagcagcagcagccctgggGAGGTGGAGCCGCCCCCATTCTACGTGCCAGAAGTGGGCAGCCCCCTGAGCTCCGTCATGTCGTCCCCGCCCCTGCACACCGAGGGGCCCTTTGGCCACCCTACCATCCCCGAGGAGAATGGAGAGAATGCATCCAACAGCACGCTGCCCTTGACTCAGACACCTACAGGAGGGCGCTCCCCTGAGCCCTGGGGCCGGCCAGAATTCCCCTTCGGGGGGCTGGAGACCCCAGCAATGATGTTCCCCCACCAGCTGCCACCCTGTGATGTGCCCGAGAGTCTGCAGCCCAAGGCCGGCCTCCCCCGAGGACTGCCCCCCACCTCCCTGCAGGTGCCCGCAGCCTACCCGGGCATCCTGTCTCTGGAGGCACCAAAGGGTTGGGCAGGCAAGTCGCCCGGCAGGGGCCCTGTCCCAGCGCCTCCCGCCGCCAAGTGGCAGGACAGACCTATGCAACCTCTGGTAAGCCAAGGGCAGCTGCGACACACAAGCCAAGGCATGGGCATACCTGTGCTGCCTTACCCCGAGCCGGCTGAGCCGGGGGCACACGGCGGCCCCAGCACATTTGGCCTGGACACCCGGTGGTATGAGCCccagccccggccccggcccaGCCCCCGGCAGGCCAGGCGTGCCGAGCCCAGTTTACATCAAGTGGTGCTACAGCCCTCCCGGCTCTCACCTCTGACCCAAAGCCCCCTCAGCTCCCGCACTGGCTCCCCTGAGCTTGCCGCCCGGGCCCGGCCTCGCCCGGGCCTCCTACAGCAGGCAGAGATGTCAGAGATCACCCTGCAGCCTCCTGCTGCAGTCAGCTTTTCTCGAAAGTCCACACCTTCCACGGGCTCCCCGACCCAGAGCAGCCGCAGCGGGAGTCCCAGCTACCGGCCCGCCATGGGCTTCACCACACTGGCCACAGGCTACCCTTCccctccacctggccctgcccctgcTGGGCCCGGGGACAGCTTGGACGTGTTTGGACAGACGCCTTCCCCTCGAAGGATGGGGGAGGAACTGCTCCGACCAGAGCCCCCACCACCCACGTTACCTACTTCAGGGTGAGTGCGCCGCCTCTTCCACCACCCGCACCTGGTCAACTTCCTTCCCCACCCGCCTCGCCCTGCCCTCCACCCCGTCCATCCGCCCGGTGACAGGGCTTGTGTGGACATGCTGCACCAGCATCCCTCGGGAGAGGAGTTCTGGCATTGGCAGGGTGCAGTTGCTGGGGTGGAGCGGGCCCACCTGCCCAGGTGCCCTGCCAGGAGCATGAGGCATCTTCTCCAGCAAGCCCTGAGCTCTCAGCGGGCGCACCACCCACCAGGGAGCAGCGGATCACAGCGAGTGCCCTTGCGGGGGTGGACCCCGTCCCTCTTGGAGTTGATGGCTCTCCGTGTCCCTGTGGTCCTGGCATCGGGTGGTGGTCCTGGGGTTGCCCACACACCTCCTGTCTAGCCTCCTTTTCTTCCCCGGCCCCTCCTCCTTGTTAAGCAGGACCCCGGAGCCTGACTTCTCCAGACCACCAGGCCAGGGGCCTCCtgttcccaaactcctggccctTAGCAGCTCTAGTGAGCGCTGGACTCcagctccctcctcagcctctcctggAGGCCCAGAGAAAAGTGTCAGGCCTTGTGACCATGTGCAGGACacgtcccccacccccacctgtaTACCTCGCAGGAAGctgcagagagacagacagacaagcTCCGGCTATCAGCCCGCCTGAGAGAGCACTCTCTAAACTGTAGCAGCTGGTATTCCAGGTACCAGAGCCTGGACACCTGTCTATGCTTCTTCTTCTCTCATCCTTCTCCCCTGCCggcccccctcctcctccccctgcccttccttccttctccagtCAGTCTTTCTCTCTGCCTATCTTCCTTCCTCACCATCGTCTTTGGGTTGACCCGACTTGCTCAGAAGAACTGGCCACGCCTCTGTAGTGCCCCTGGATACCCCGTCCTCCcgccctcttctctctctctttctctctctggctccGTCCTTTGGTCTCTCTTCTTGATGTAGCCGCCTGTGGAGGGAGCAGAGAGTTCCAGAGGAGGCTGGCCTGGTGGTAGGCAGGATGGGAGGTGGTCGAGGAGGAGGGAGCCCAGCGCCCTCCCCCTGCCCCGTCCCCCACCCTCCCTGGTACCTGGAAGTACAAGgtcacctcccacccccagccccatcGCGGGCTGCTCCGGGGCGGTGAAGGGGGTGCGGAGCTTAGGGCGCAGGGAGGTGGAGGAGCCGCAGCCGCCGCCTCTGTCTGCGCGGGAGGTGCCGCGGCAGCCTTGTCTCTGTGCTTTGTGCGCGCTCAGCTCATCTGCTTCCTTCCATCGTGTCTGGGTCTCcgtctctctcctcctccctcccccgcgCTCCGGCCTCGCCTGTCCGGTGCTCGCTGTGCCCCCCCCTGCTTCCCTCTGGGTGTGCGTGGGCGGTGCCCCCCGGCCGGTGTTGATAACTGCTTTGTTTCTGATTGATCTCAGCTATCTGGGCAGTGTTGTCGAGACAAGCCTCTCCTCAGCTCAATAGGTAAGGGAGCTCCTCGGCTGGGCGGGCGGGGGCGGGCAGGCGGACGGGGCTTCGGCCGGGCCATTGCTTCCTGGACAGGGGATCCAAACCATGTCCCCTCACCGCCCCGTGGGGTGGCCGCTGCCGCTCCTCGATCCCCACGGCTTCTGGGTTCCCCACATCGAGCCACGCTCGGCACCGCCTAGCTGCAGCTTCTGCCCCCCATCCCCATGTCCAGCCCCTCTAGAGCCCCCTGTGGCTCTCCTCACTCCGACGCCTTGCCAGCCTGCTGCCAGTACACCCAGGGCCTCCCACAGAAGCCCTGGGGCCCTGCATGCACCCCCGAAGGGGCCCAGAACGCCCGAGATCTGCTTTGCATCTCTGCACCCTTGGGGACCTCTTTGGGGCCCCTCTGGTATCCAGGAAGAACCTCCCGCACCCTGTTCTCCCAGCAGCCCCAGGCATAGCATCCCTTCTCCTGGGGTGGTTGGCCCCTCACCAGCTTCTTGGGATCTTCGTGGTATTAGGCTCTCTCGAGGAGCACAAGGTTGGGATGAGCCCCACTTCTTCCCTGACAGTGGGGTCCTCCGCAGGGTCAGGTCCCTGCAGTCCTGCTGTAGGGAAAGGGTCTTAGGAGGACCTCCCCGAGGGGAGGGGGCAGGCTTCCCGTGGGCAGACAGGCATTGAGCTGGCAAGAAGTGAAACCCCCCAGGGACCAGCACTGtgtccctccctctgcccccgcAGTCGACCTCTCCGTGAGTGTCCTTCCAGGTGGAAGCCAAAGGAACGTGGGCATTCAGGGAGCCTTTGAGTCCCTCACAGAGACTCAGGGCCACCCGAAGCTCGCTCCCTCTCACAGTAGCCTAACAAGGTGCTGCCTGTCGCAACGGACCCTCTGCCCTGTGCCTGGGCACACACAGGCATTTGGGCACCTGCATGGGAGACAGCGAGCCTCCCGTCTGGGTGCTTCTGGCTTCCCAGGCGAGGAGACAGGTGCCTTCCCCACCTAGAGATGTCAAGGGAGGCTCATTTTCCTAACAAGGGCTATAATTCTCATTCAGTCCAAAGAGTGGCCTCCATAAAGAGGACTGCCCTGAC from Rhinopithecus roxellana isolate Shanxi Qingling chromosome 15, ASM756505v1, whole genome shotgun sequence includes:
- the IGSF9B gene encoding protein turtle homolog B isoform X1, yielding MIWYVATFIASVIGTRGLAAQGAHGLREEPEFVTARAGESVVLRCDVIHPVTGQPPPYVVEWFKFGVPIPIFIKFGYYPPHVDPEYAGRASLHDKASLRLEQVRSEDQGWYECKVLMLDQQYDTFHNGSWVHLTINAPPTFTETPPQYIEAKEGGSITMTCTAFGNPKPIVTWLKEGTLLGASGKYQVSDGSLTVTSVSREDRGAYTCRAYSIQGEAVHTTHLLVQGPPFIVSPPENITVNISQDALLTCRAEAYPGNLTYTWYWQDENVYFQNDLKLRVRILIDGTLIIFRVKPEDSGKYTCVPSNSLGRSPSASAYLTVQYPARVLNMPPVIYVPVGIHGYIRCPVDAEPPATVVKWNKDGRPLQVEKNLGWTLMEDGSIRIEEATEEALGTYTCVPYNTLGTMGQSAPARLVLKDPPYFTVLPGWEYRQEAGRELLIPCAAAGDPFPVITWRKVGKPSRSKHSALPSGSLQFRALSKEDHGEWECVATNVVTSITASTHLTVIGTSPHAPGSVRVQVSMTTANVSWEPGYDGGYEQTFSVWYGPLMKRAQFGPHDWLSLPVPPGPSWLLVDTLEPETAYQFSVLAQNKLGTSAFSEVVTVNTLAFPITTPEPLVLVTPPRCLIANRTQQGVLLSWLPPANHSFPIDRYIMEFRVGERWEMLDDAIPGTDGEFFAKDLSQDTWYEFRVLAVMQDLISEPSNIAGVSSTDIFPQPDLTEEGLARPVLAGIVATICFLAAAILFSTLAACFVNKQRKRKLKRKKDPPLSITHCRKSLESPLSSGKVSPESIRTLRAPSESSDDQGQPAAKRMLSPTREKELSLYKKTKRAISSKKYSVAKAEAEAEATTPIELISRGPDGRFVMDPAEMEPSLKSRRIEGFPFAEETDMYPEFRQSDEENEDPLVPTSVAALKSQLTPLSSSQESYLPPPAYSPRFQPRGLEGPGGLEGRLQATGQARPPAPRPFHHGQYYGYLSSSSPGEVEPPPFYVPEVGSPLSSVMSSPPLHTEGPFGHPTIPEENGENASNSTLPLTQTPTGGRSPEPWGRPEFPFGGLETPAMMFPHQLPPCDVPESLQPKAGLPRGLPPTSLQVPAAYPGILSLEAPKGWAGKSPGRGPVPAPPAAKWQDRPMQPLVSQGQLRHTSQGMGIPVLPYPEPAEPGAHGGPSTFGLDTRWYEPQPRPRPSPRQARRAEPSLHQVVLQPSRLSPLTQSPLSSRTGSPELAARARPRPGLLQQAEMSEITLQPPAAVSFSRKSTPSTGSPTQSSRSGSPSYRPAMGFTTLATGYPSPPPGPAPAGPGDSLDVFGQTPSPRRMGEELLRPEPPPPTLPTSGTLPPAPGNAAAPERLEALKYQRIKKPKKSSKGSSKSKKRSDGSASQAQQLPNSQVLWPDEAVCLRKKKRHSRPDPFARLSDLCHRQLPEDQTAILNSVDHDDPGHATLL
- the IGSF9B gene encoding protein turtle homolog B isoform X2, producing the protein MIWYVATFIASVIGTRGLAAQGAHGLREEPEFVTARAGESVVLRCDVIHPVTGQPPPYVVEWFKFGVPIPIFIKFGYYPPHVDPEYAGRASLHDKASLRLEQVRSEDQGWYECKVLMLDQQYDTFHNGSWVHLTINAPPTFTETPPQYIEAKEGGSITMTCTAFGNPKPIVTWLKEGTLLGASGKYQVSDGSLTVTSVSREDRGAYTCRAYSIQGEAVHTTHLLVQGPPFIVSPPENITVNISQDALLTCRAEAYPGNLTYTWYWQDENVYFQNDLKLRVRILIDGTLIIFRVKPEDSGKYTCVPSNSLGRSPSASAYLTVQYPARVLNMPPVIYVPVGIHGYIRCPVDAEPPATVVKWNKDGRPLQVEKNLGWTLMEDGSIRIEEATEEALGTYTCVPYNTLGTMGQSAPARLVLKDPPYFTVLPGWEYRQEAGRELLIPCAAAGDPFPVITWRKVGKPSRSKHSALPSGSLQFRALSKEDHGEWECVATNVVTSITASTHLTVIGTSPHAPGSVRVQVSMTTANVSWEPGYDGGYEQTFSVWMKRAQFGPHDWLSLPVPPGPSWLLVDTLEPETAYQFSVLAQNKLGTSAFSEVVTVNTLAFPITTPEPLVLVTPPRCLIANRTQQGVLLSWLPPANHSFPIDRYIMEFRVGERWEMLDDAIPGTDGEFFAKDLSQDTWYEFRVLAVMQDLISEPSNIAGVSSTDIFPQPDLTEEGLARPVLAGIVATICFLAAAILFSTLAACFVNKQRKRKLKRKKDPPLSITHCRKSLESPLSSGKVSPESIRTLRAPSESSDDQGQPAAKRMLSPTREKELSLYKKTKRAISSKKYSVAKAEAEAEATTPIELISRGPDGRFVMDPAEMEPSLKSRRIEGFPFAEETDMYPEFRQSDEENEDPLVPTSVAALKSQLTPLSSSQESYLPPPAYSPRFQPRGLEGPGGLEGRLQATGQARPPAPRPFHHGQYYGYLSSSSPGEVEPPPFYVPEVGSPLSSVMSSPPLHTEGPFGHPTIPEENGENASNSTLPLTQTPTGGRSPEPWGRPEFPFGGLETPAMMFPHQLPPCDVPESLQPKAGLPRGLPPTSLQVPAAYPGILSLEAPKGWAGKSPGRGPVPAPPAAKWQDRPMQPLVSQGQLRHTSQGMGIPVLPYPEPAEPGAHGGPSTFGLDTRWYEPQPRPRPSPRQARRAEPSLHQVVLQPSRLSPLTQSPLSSRTGSPELAARARPRPGLLQQAEMSEITLQPPAAVSFSRKSTPSTGSPTQSSRSGSPSYRPAMGFTTLATGYPSPPPGPAPAGPGDSLDVFGQTPSPRRMGEELLRPEPPPPTLPTSGTLPPAPGNAAAPERLEALKYQRIKKPKKSSKGSSKSKKRSDGSASQAQQLPNSQVLWPDEAVCLRKKKRHSRPDPFARLSDLCHRQLPEDQTAILNSVDHDDPGHATLL